CCGGGCTGCGTGGAAGCAGAGCGCCTCGGACTTGTGTAGCGCCACCTCCAGACCCAGCATCGTTATACGTCTCACCACCTGTGCCACCGTCACGGTGGCGAGGCGTGCTGCTTCCCGGTACGAGGTCCCCCGGGACGTGACcagcgtgtcatctgcgtagcaggtcacacttgaccccgggagaagctccccccgcagcacccagtcgtacccaatgttccacaggagcggccctaagaccgagccctgtggaacaccgcacgaTGTCTCCCACCTTATAAGCCCGCCACCCCGGACCGGATACTCCACACACCGCTCCGAGAGGTAGGCCCCGACTATTTGGCACAAATAGGGAGGCACTTTGTGGTATTTTAGCGCCTCCCTAATGCACGACCACGGCAGGGTGTTAAAGGCATTGGCGATATCCAAGGACACCGCCAGGAGAACCCCACCGTGGTCAACCGCCTCATCCGAGAGGGCTTTGATGCGTGCGACCGCATCCACGGTCGACCTGCCTTCCCGGAATCCAAACTGCTGCTCGGACAAGTCGGGTCCCACACCTCGGAGGTGCTCGACGAGGCGACAGCAGATGATGCGCTCGAAGAGCTTGTCAGCCTCGTCGAGCAATACGATCGGACGGTAGGCTGATGGAGATTCCGCGGGACGCCCATCCTTTTTTAGGAGGACGAGCCGGCCGGTTTTCCATATGGTCGGAAATTGGCCGGACTGTAGACAGGCGTCCAGTAGCCCGCGGAATCTCTCCCCTAGGGACCGCAGCGCCAgagccaggacgcgtcctgggatcccatctggacccggtgccgtgtttttggcttttagcctccgcacggctgcgtctagctctgcctccgttaccggaggcaccccgacttccgcaccctcgaaccctgcgagctgatggggaggtgccatttctgggggctggtgttccggtctgttcggaaacaagttggaaacaacaacccccagtagtcgaggctcgagactctctgtcaaggggggggcccaagggcgtaatttacccctgaccgtcttgtacggcctcccccatgggtctcggtttagagtctcgagaagctccgctctggcgctcgcctttgcctcgcagatggagagctgcagcgccttgaccgcctccCTGTAGGCACTGTACAGCCGCGTCTCCTCTTCAACGTCTCGGTGTCTGCGTCGACGGGACCGTGTGTACTGGCGTCTCGCCCTGTTGGAGCGGGATCGGAGTTCTTCGATTTCTCGCGACCACCAGTACACTTGACGCTTCGGAGGCCGTGGCTTGGCTCGCGACATGCCTGCGTCACAGACTTGTGACATGGCTTCGCGGAACCAGGCTGCCTCCTCCTCGGTCTCCACAGGCCCAGGAGATGTTGTCCAGGCCTGGACGAGGGACGCTATCTCCACCGCTTCGCGATCCAGGCTGTTCAGGGCCCAACGAGGGTAAGGGGTCGCAGCACGGCCATTCGGACGACGATCCGTGTCTGTCGTGCCTCCGGAGGACGTGGAGACATCAAACCGGATGTACAAATGGTCTGATAATGTCTCCACCGTCTCCAGTACTCTCCAGCCACGGACGCGGGTCGCGAGTGCCGGGGTCGCGAACGTCACGTCCACTATGGATTCTCCCTGCCAGCGCACGCAGGTGCTGGCCGACCCTCGGTTCAGAACCGACAttccggtcatcgtcgcccattccTCTAGAAGGTCTCCGCGAATGTCGGTTGCGGGACAGCCCCAGGCCATGGATTTGGCGTTTAAGTCACCTGCGACAACTACCTGGCGCGGTTGGGTCTGCCCAACGAGAGCCGCCAGCTGGCCGAGGAAGGCTTCGAACTCGGAGACTCTTCTGTTGGGGGAGAAATATACCCCGATCAGGGTAATTTCGCCCCAGAGGACAGCCACATAGCCTCGACCCCTCGACAACGTGGAGGGGGGCGGTATACCCTCTACCCCTGCTTTTGTTATAATGGCCACCAAGCCATCCAGGTCCGCAGCCCAGTTGTGGCTGGGGGGGACGTAGTACGGCTCGGCGACCACGGCAGCATCTATCGACCACTGCGCCATGGACTGCAGGAGGAGATCTTGCGCCCCGGCGCAGTGGTTTATGTTCGCCTGGAGGATCCGATTAGTTGACCTCGTCATTTGGCGCATTGCTAATCGGGCCCTCTTGTGCAGCCAGAGGCGCCGCCACTCCAGGGGTGCCTGATTTGTTGGTCACCTTCCGGGACATGCGTTTTGGGGCTTTAGCCCCCATCGCGCAGGTACTGCTGCCGGCACTGTGGTCAGCAGATTTGCCCGCTGCAGTGCACAGAGTGCAGTGGGGCGCGGCGGTGCAGTCCCTGGCCCGGTGACCAGATTGACCGCATCGGTAGCACTGGTCACTGCGGTCGATTTCTGAGGTGCACCCCTTCCTAACATGGCCAGGCACCAGGCAGCGGAAGCACCTCAGGGGTCGGGACTCCAGCAGCTTCACGTTTGCCGAAGCCCAACCGACGAGGAGTCGCCCCTCAGCCACTTTCTTGGCGGCTGCTACGGGGCAGCGAGCCCACGCTGTGCCCAGGCCTGTTGGCGCGCGGGAGATCCGGCCAACTTTCACTGCCTCTAGGGCACACCCTCCAACTTTCGCCACGGCAGCGGCGAGCTCTTCCTCTGTAACCGAGTCATCCAGGCCGGAAATGCGCATCTCCGCGCATTTTACCGGCCTAGAGATGCGGACGTCGGCCACATTAAGCGTCTCCCTCAACTTGGCAGCAAGAGAGTCTGCTTGGTTGCCGCTGGTGGTGTCTGGGCCTGGGATCTCCAGGATTGCCGCCCCTGTCACTGCCCTACGGAACCTTAGACCGGTGATACCGAGCCCATCCAGGGAAATTTTGGACTTGGCCTCCGTGATCAACGTTCCGTAGGTAACGCCCCTCTCTTCTGCTCCCGTCTCCAGGGTGAGGACTACGGCGGCTGACCGCGGGGTGCGCAGTAGCGCCTTGGTCTTATTGCGACCCTTCCCTTCTTGCGCTTTCCGCGGTGCCGCCGGCTGTTGCGGCTTCGCAGTCGTCGCTGCTCCAACGggagacttctttttgttcttcttaccccgcttgaccacagtcgtccattcctcttccgaggcaggcactgttgtctgcagccgaggctgccggacttgggaagcggggccaggaacactcgtaggacgctttttgggcccctccttctttttattctttttcgCAGCCCGCTTCGCACCCGCTGGGTTGGTAGGAGCTGGAGTGTGACCGGGGGGAGAGCTTCCTGCTTTGGAAGGTGTGGGAGCAGACGACACCTGAGTAGGTTGCTGTGGGAGCAGTTTCTCCTCCAGGGCGCTCAACCTTGTACCCATCATTTCAGTCACCTTGGCCACGATATTGCGCTCTAAGTCACCTTGCTCCCGAGCAGGTGATGTCGTCGTCTCTTGGCGCGTCCCTTCGAGGCGCTGCCCAAGGCTAGTGCGCAAGTCGCCCATCTCCTTACGGAGCTCGGCCATTTCCGCCTTAAGGCGAGCGTTTTCGGCGgcgagcctcctcgtctcatcgGAGACAGTCCGGCCCCTCATCTCACCGACAGCTTCCCTGATCGCAGCCACAGCCTCCTTCAGGATTCGTTGGTACGTGCCCTTTAGGTTTTTGGACTTGGTGGCCACGTCCTTGATAAGCCCCAGACTATCACGCACCTGCTGGTTTAGGGCCAGGACAGTGCGGTTTTCTTCGTCGTCTGACCCACTTGTCGTCCCAAACGAATCCGGATGGCGGGCAAGCCGTCTTAGCGTCACCATTTTGGACGCGGCCATCAGGTCCTCTTCAGTTTGCAGCTCGAGCTCCCGGCGCTTAGCCTTTTCCTTGGTTAGCCCGGCGTGGCGCGCCGTGGATGGTTGGCGGCCTGTTCCTCGCTTGGAGGGCCCCGAGGCGGACTTTCCTCGCTCCGCAAGATCGGAAGCCTCGCCGCTCGGCGATGCTCCCGTGTCGCTACCACTGCTTCGCTGCCTCTTCCGTCCTGCGGCCATTTGGGCAGTCAGCGAAACGTCGGATTCGGCGGTTTCCCCGTCGGTTGGCACCGGAGAGAAAAATACTCCGTCCCCAGGGAGGTCACCCGTGTCTATTCTCATGGGGGAGAAGAACTCCTCCCTGCCAAGAGAGGGGACCCTTTCTGGCATGCGTTCTATTCGCACTACGGGTTGCCGTCTCTCACTAAGCCCCCTAGCGGGTTTGGGTGGGGAGCGTGTAGAATCCACCGCCGTCCCCGGAGGCACGTCCTCATCATGGAACACCCAGCGCCCCTGGGCGTCCTGAAATGGTCGGAATCCATCCTTGGGGTGGCCAGTGGAGGCTCCTGCCTCCGCCGGACTGCTATTCTCCCCATCACCCCCTCCTTGCAGCCTCAATACCAAATCACTCTGCAAATCGGTGTCCATGAAGTGTTTGCTTGTGTTGTCGTTTCGGGATCGTGAGTGGTTTGCCCCCCCAGAATACGGAAGGCGGCATGTCGCCACAGCATGGGCAATTGCCCGTCCTGTGGCGACATGGAGGATTGAAACCTCCTGGGGTAGTTCTACATTTTCGTTTCCACTCATTTTGTGTGCTATTTTGAGGAGGTATGCCCCTCCCTGACGTTTGTGACTGGACTCCCTCCAGCCACGCATCCCATCGGCACGCCAGACACACCTTGGGATTGGGGTGAtttttatagtggttttcttcCACTTTTCCATCCGCCGCGCTTGGTGGCCGGAGCCATCCCCACTCCTCCCCCCGCCAGAGGTAATTTCTAATAGGGGACCTATTAGAAATTCCCAACAGGGACTTTGCAGCTCACACTGTGCCCTCTGCTATTCAGAGGGACACGCGGAGCCACCCGCCCAGCCACTCCTCAGGGTATCAATCAAGGAACTGCTCCTCGGGCAAAGATCCGGAATGTGACCCCCCGCAGCCGTCATTGGAAGCCAAAAGCCCCCCAGACGCACAACAGATCCGCGCGGCATCCGGTGCGCGATCCTCCCGATCCGCTGACACCGCCGACCCGCCCGGAGAAATAGATCTGCAATTGGGTTTCACAGAAGCCCAATGCACAATCCTTCCAGACAGCTAGGCAATGTCAGAAAAGCAGAAGGCTCTCCAATCCGGCAACCACCCACATCCACGACGCGTCAGGGAGCCCTCAGCCTCCCCCAGCGCCTACGGGGGGAAGTCCCCAGACGTCCGCTCGCGAAACAGTGACTCGATTGACACAACATTGCTCCTCCCCTCTGCTCGTCCACTGCGCCGTCTGCTTATTCAGAGGGACGCGTGGAGAGCCATTCTCGGGCACAAAGCCCCCCAAATCCCCCCCCTGGTGTTTGGTTCGCGGGACAACGTCCTACCCCAGCACGACAACGGGCCGGGGCATTCCCCTATCCACCACCTGGGGACGCGCCACGTCGGGGTTCACCTCCCCGCCCACTCGGACACCCGAGCAGGTCCGTGGCAGGTCGAGGGggaacctaaccttttttttttttttttttttttttttttttcgttggaaaacacacccgggggaggaaatgcgggttatgtgggactcggcaaaggtgccgctacccactaaaaaaccaacggtatgcctgcacgccaccagtggggcgtggccacgggttctctggagtacgcaaccgcaaccacgccggcgccgcccgcctatgcagcgggcccttctcttgaggaacttctacccctgcctcctcagaaggcgcgtgggcataccacgcgcgccctctctgcgaggcctatgtaatgggcagcgacgcccccgcgccgctgcccagacctcgctaggtgggggggaggagatgggcatacgctctcctccgggcccctgtgcgcttgcggcggatcgggtgcgaggctgggttggcctccctttccctctccgctgcctccttctgcgacattacatcctcgcagaaggagaggaccgctttccacgacctctcgtcggcaaccatagccttaactacggctggcaaggagaggtcgttccccaccactgccgcgagttcgcggcgctgcccctcccaggctgggcattcctccagggtatgctgcgccgtgtcctcgccgcagccacactggtggcactccgccgtctcctcccgtcttgcgtaccggtgcaggtagctcccgaaacagccatgccccgtgagcacctgcaccagccggAATGTTAGCGAGCCCCGCTCTCTCTCCAGCCAGTCTTGTAGGACCGGCCGGACCGCCTCGACAGTCCGGTGCCCTTCCTCGCGTCCAGCCAGTTGCTCCTCCCATTGGAGGACAATGGACTGCCGGACGAGGAGCTTTTGCGCCTCTACCTCCCTAGGCGCAGGATGGAACTCCCGCAGCCGGAGCTCCCTGCGCCACTCGTATAGAGACGCTTGGGCCTCCGCCTCCAGATCCCACGGAGGCGTTCCCGCCAGCAAGCACGCCGCATCATATGAGGTGGTGCGGTAGCCGCGTAcgacgctgatggccatcgCCCTCTGAGCCTTTCTCAGCAGGGCGACATTTCGGGCCGCCAGATTCACCGCCCAGATCGGCGCCCCGTACAGGGCCATCGATCGCACCACCCCCATATATAGACGGCGGCTCGCCACCTCCGGCCCCCCGATGTTGGGCATCAgcctcttcagtgcggccgaagcTGCCATTAGTCGGGGGGTCAGGCGGGCAAAGTGCTCGCGGAAGCTCCATCGGGAATCGAGGACAAGTCCAAGATATCTCATATTGGACTTTACCTCGATTCGGGTGCCACCAACGACGATGCTGGATCCTACAGGCGGCGCCTTCCGGGCTGCGTGGAAGCAGAGCGCCTCGGACTTGTGTAGCGCCACCTCCAGACCCAGCATCGTTATACGTCTCACCACCTGTGCCACCGTCACGGTGGCGAGGCGTGCTGCTTCCCGGTACGAGGTCCCCCGGGACGTGACcagcgtgtcatctgcgtagcaggtcacacttgaccccgggagaagctccccccgcagcacccagtcgtacccaatgttccacaggagcggccctaagaccgagccctgtggaacaccgcacgaTGTCTCCCACCTTATAAGCCCGCCACCCCGGACCGGATACTCCACACACCGCTCCGAGAGGTAGGCCCCGACTATTTGGCACAAATAGGGAGGCACTTTGTGGTATTTTAGCGCCTCCCTAATGCACGACCACGGCAGGGTGTTAAAGGCATTGGCGATATCCAAGGACACCGCCAGGAGAACCCCACCGTGGTCAACCGCCTCATCCGAGAGGGCTTTGATGCGTGCGACCGCATCCACGGTCGACCTGCCTTCCCGGAATCCAAACTGCTGCTCGGACAAGTCGGGTCCCACACCTCGGAGGTGCTCGACGAGGCGACAGCAGATGATGCGCTCGAAGAGCTTGTCAGCCTCGTCGAGCAATACGATCGGACGGTAGGCTGATGGAGATTCCGCGGGACGCCCATCCTTTTTTAGGAGGACGAGCCGGCCGGTTTTCCATATGGTCGGAAATTGGCCGGACTGTAGACAGGCGTCCAGTAGCCCGCGGAATCTCTCCCCTAGGGACCGCAGCGCCAgagccaggacgcgtcctgggatcccatctggacccggtgccgtgtttttggcttttagcctccgcacggctgcgtctagctctgcctccgttaccggaggcaccccgacttccgcaccctcgaaccctgcgagctgatggggaggtgccatttctgggggctggtgttccggtctgttcggaaacaagttggaaacaaccacccccagtagtcgaggctcgagactctctgtcaaggggggggcccaagggcgtaatttacccctgaccgtcttgtacggcctcccccatgggtctcggtttagagtctcgagaagctccgctctggcgctcgcctttgcctcgcagatggagagctgcagcgccttgaccgcctccCTGTAGGCACTGTACAGCCGCGTCTCCTCTTCAACGTCTCGGTGTCTGCGTCGACGGGACCGTGTGTACTGGCGTCTCGCCCTGTTGGAGCGGGATCGGAGTTCTTCGATTTCTCGCGACCACCAGTACACTTGACGCTTCGGAGGCCGTGGCTTGGCTCGCGACATGCCTGCGTCACAGACTTGTGACATGGCTTCGCGGAACCAGGCTGCCTCCTCCTCGGTCTCCACAGGCCCAGGAGATGTTGTCCAGGCCTGGACGAGGGACGCTATCTCCACCGC
Above is a window of Cydia amplana chromosome 26, ilCydAmpl1.1, whole genome shotgun sequence DNA encoding:
- the LOC134659964 gene encoding uncharacterized protein LOC134659964, which codes for MDTDLQSDLVLRLQGGGDGENSSPAEAGASTGHPKDGFRPFQDAQGRWVFHDEDVPPGTAVDSTRSPPKPARGLSERRQPVVRIERMPERVPSLGREEFFSPMRIDTGDLPGDGVFFSPVPTDGETAESDVSLTAQMAAGRKRQRSSGSDTGASPSGEASDLAERGKSASGPSKRGTGRQPSTARHAGLTKEKAKRRELELQTEEDLMAASKMVTLRRLARHPDSFGTTSGSDDEENRTVLALNQQVRDSLGLIKDVATKSKNLKGTYQRILKEAVAAIREAVGEMRGRTVSDETRRLAAENARLKAEMAELRKEMGDLRTSLGQRLEGTRQETTTSPAREQGDLERNIVAKVTEMMGTRLSALEEKLLPQQPTQVSSAPTPSKAGSSPPGHTPAPTNPAATTAKPQQPAAPRKAQEGKGRNKTKALLRTPRSAAVVLTLETGAEERGVTYGTLITEAKSKISLDGLGITGLRFRRAVTGAAILEIPGPDTTSGNQADSLAAKLRETLNVADVRISRPVKCAEMRISGLDDSVTEEELAAAVAKVGGCALEAVKVGRISRAPTGLGTAWARCPVAAAKKVAEGRLLVGWASANVKLLESRPLRCFRCLVPGHVRKGCTSEIDRSDQCYRCGQSGHRARDCTAAPHCTLCTAAGKSADHSAGSSTCAMGAKAPKRMSRKVTNKSGTPGVAAPLAAQEGPISNAPNDEVN